GGCACCGAGGCCGATCTCGGACCGGGCTCCGTGTTCCTCTCGGGTGAGGGCTGGACCCCGTTCGACATCAACGCCGACAAGCTCCGCTTCGACGCGAACAAGCTCGAGAAGGGCACCTATCAGCCCCCTCCGGCTATCAAGAAGTGTAAAGATATCAACGCGTTCGCGACGACCATCCTGCCCGCGTTGCGCGGCCAGGGCGTCGGCGCGGGCTCGACCTGCAACAACTGCCACGGCGCTGGGCTCGCCGGGCTCTCGCTCAACGGCAACGACAACCAGGCGATTTGCGACTCGGTGCTGTCGAAGCTGAACGAGGCCAACATCCCCCAGAGCATCCTCGTCTTGAAGGCGGCCGCTCAGGGAACGCAGCACAACGGCGGCAAGGTCACGAACGGCCAGGGGTTCACCGACCTCTTCAATAACAACAAGGCCATCTTCTTCTGAGCGACCGTCGAGAGGCCCGGAGGTTGGCCCGGCGATTGCTTAAGGAAAGTCACAGGGATTCGCAGGAGAAAGGGAGACACATGCGCACGCTCCGAAACACAGCCTGGTCGCTCGCCGCAATGGGGCTCGTCGCTGGGCTCGCGGCCTGCTCGAGTGAGGGAGATCCGAACTCGCTCGGCAACCCGCAGAACGTTCTGAACCCTGGGGACCCGTTCGTCCCCGGCCCCGGAGGAGTGCCTGGTGGCGGCTCCGGTGGCGGAGAGGAAGGTCCTCCCGTTCAGCTCGAGCAGCGCAAACGTGACTACGGTGAGTCTCTCCGTGCCGCGTCCCTCAAGCTCGTGGGCGAGCTCCCGACCCTCGCCGAGATCAACTCGATCGCGAACGCCCCCAACGAGGCCGAGCAGAAGAAGGTCTACGAAGCGCACGTCGACCGTCTCGTCGCCGACCCGCGTTTCGCCGCCAAGATGGTCGACTTCTGGCGCGACACCCTCCGCACCGCTCAGGTCGGTCAGGTGCAGCAGAACCAGCCGAACCGTGACTTCGCGGCGAACTTCGCGGCGCTCGTGACGGTGCAGGGTCGCCCCTACACCGACCTCTTCACGGCGACGACGGGCACGTGTCCTACCTTCGACCCTGCGACCAACGCCCTCACGGCGGCCGACTGTGCGGCGAACAACGGCGCGCCCAACGTCGGTATCCTCACCGACCGCGGCATCCAGGCGCAGTACTTCTCGCCGATGGCCTTCCGCCGCACCCGCTTCGTCCAAGAGACGTTCGTCTGTGCGAAGTACCCGACCGAGTTCACCGACAAGCCCACCTCGATGGGCCTCACGGTGTACACGAGCCCCTGGCCCTTCGACAGCATCACCGGCGGCACGGGCGCGAACATCCGCGTGAACTTCAAGGACACGTCGGCGGTCAACTGCGCGAACTGCCACACGACGATGAACCACATCGCCCCGCTCTTCGCGAACTTCGACGCGAACGGCGCGTACAACGCCACGCAGATTCAGGTGCAGGTGCCGATCGCCGGCAACCCGCGCGCGAACCTCGTCGACTGGCTCCCCGACGGGCAGCAGCAGCTCGGCTGGCGCTTCGGCCAGAACGTGACCGACATCGCCGGCCTCGGCCAGGCGATGGCCAAGGACCAGGACGTCGCGGCCTGCGCCGTGACCCGCGCCTGGAACTACGCCTTCTCTCGCGGCGACGTCGTCGGTGACCTTGCCACGGTGCCCGCTCAGGTCACCAAGGCCGAGGTCGACGCCTTCAAGGCCGGCAACATGAACTTCAAAACGACGCTCGCTCGCATCTTCAAGAGCGACGACTACACGATGTGGTGAAGGAAGGAGTGAAGACCATGAAACACGTTTTGCTCACCTTCGCCGCCGTGTCGGCCATGGGGCTCCTGGCCTGCGGTCAGGGAACCTCCGACGAGCTCCTCCCCGGGGGCGGCACCTACTCGAACAACCCCAACTACACCGCGGGTGGCTCCGAAGAGAGCACCTTCAACCACACGAACGACCCGGGCGGCGTGGCCGATGGTCCGCTCCCGGATCCGGGCCAGCGCGCCCTCGAGACGGCAGCGGCGGGCGGTGCGGTGGCCTCGGCCCGTATGCACTCGTGCGGCAAGCTCTCGCTCCGCGGCATGCGCAGCCTCATGGCGACGCGCGGCACGTCGACGCAGACCCAAGGCCTCGTGACCAACGCTGCGAACGCGGCGGCGCTCGGCGGCCCGAACTACACCGGTCGTATCCCGGAGGCGCCCTTCGCGTCGACGTCGGCCCTCTCGAAGGCCTTCGACATCTACGTCTCGGCGTCGACCGACATCACGAACGCCAACTGGAACCCGACCGCCTGCCCGGGCGTGAAGCTCGTCGACGGTGGCAAGTTCACCAAAGACGGTGTCTCGTGCCTGATCGGAAAACCGGCCCGTCCCGAGCACATGGCGCTCGCCGACGACCTCGTGGCGCAAGCCGCGACTCCCGCCGAAGGTCAACGAATTGCCGTGTCGGCGCTGCTTGCGGCGGCCCACACCTGCGAGTGAAGGAGAAATCGTCATGATCGATGAGCGTCTCAAGAATCTCCGCGGTGCGAGCCGGCGTGACTTCATCAAGTGGTCGACGGTCATGGCCGCCGCCCTTGGCCTCGAGCGGTCGAAGATGTTCGACGTGTTGAACGACACCGCGGGCTCGGCGATGGCCGACTCGGCGGCGATTCGTCCCACCGCGTTCACCATCTTCCAGCACGAAGGAAACGGCGGTCTCGCCAACTTCCAGCTGCTCTTCCCCCAGACGCGTGTCGCGACGGGCAACAACCCCGCGTACCCGTTCCACGCGATGGGCAAGGCCATCAAGGTCGAGGGCACGAACAAGGACATGTACGTCGCGCCCGAGATGGCGAACGCCATCAAGTCCGCGAAGTACCCGTTCACCGCCTTCATGTGCGGCCGAAACGAGACCCACACGGGCAACCCGACCTCGACGAACAACCTCGGTGGCGCAGGCAGCTTGCTCGCGAACACCGCGGCCATTCAGCAGAAGGTCCCCACGCTGCTCCCGTTCATCGCGGTCGGCAACATCACCTTCGGCACGGCCGATGGCGCGCCCGCCCCGGCCCTCGTCGCCAACGCCGGCGGCATGGTCGATCTCTTCAACAGCAACGCCTCCAAGACGCTGCTCAACACCCCCAAGAACGCCGGCCTCGCCGAGGCCTACTACAAGGCCTTCTTGAACCTGAACGCGGCCTCGAACCGCGCGACCATGGTCCGCGGGAACGAAATCGGCCGCGTGTCGATGAACCTCCTCGGCAAGAACCTCGCGGCGCAGCTCCAGCCGACCACGGCCGACCGCGCCCTCTTCGGTCTCAACAACGCCGGTGTGCCCGCCGCGGCGATGAACGTCGGCAACGCCATCATCACGGCGATCAAGGCGTTCGGTCTCGGCCTCAGCGCCGGCGTGGCCATCTCGGGCTTCCGCAACGACCCGCACGGCATGTTCGCCAACGGCGACGCGCAGGCGCAGGGCGTGGCGAAGGCGATGGGCGACGTGCTCGACGGCATGTTCAAGATGGCGAAGGCCACTCCGGACCCGGCGTCGACCACGAAGACCATCCTCGACAGCCTCGTGTGGGCCGTCTTCGGTGACACGCCGAAGTCGTACACCGCGCGCGGCGGTTGGCCCGACGGCTCGGCGATGGGCTCCAACATGCTGATCGCCTACGGCGCTGGCTTCTTGAAGACCGGCTGGTTCGGCGGCCTCGGCGCTCAGGACAACCAGGTCGACGGCTTCGACCCGGCTACCGGAAACGCGGCCCCGTACGACCAGAACGCCACGGGCCTCGCGGCTTCGGCCGCCGTGGCCTACGCGGTCGCGAAGGGCGACGCGCGCGCGGTGAACGCTCGTGTCGACATGGCGGGCCTCACGAACCTCGTCGTCATCTGACGTAAGAGGTAAGTCGAGCGACGGGCGGTCCCTGAAGAGGCCGCCCGTCTGCTTTTTGTGCGCTCGCGCTCCGAGGCCGAATCGTCGTCCTCGTACCGACCCAGGGCGCTCTCGGCCGCCGCTCGCGGTCAGCGCAGCGGCACGTCGAGCGTGGTTTGCGGGAGGTAGGAGCCCTGGCCCGCGCCACACCCCGAGCCGAAGATCCGCGCCGAGACCTGGAGCGTCACCGTCGCTCGATCGCGGGAGGGCGCGAGCTGGAAGGTCAAGGAGGTCGACGAGAAGTCCACGCGGTAGTTGAGCCCCCACCGGTTGTAGAGAGCTTCGAGCTCGCGGCTCTCGGCGAAGGTCGCGAGGCCCGAGGGGGCGACCAGGGCGCAGGCCGACGTGCTCGCCCCCACGAGGCAAACGCGCTCCGAACCGGCGGCGGTTGCGAGCGTCACCGTGACGGGCGCGCTCGCCGACGCGGCTGTCTCGGCGAAGCAGCAGCTGCCACCTGCGTTGAAGCCGAGCGGGGTGGACGTGCTCGAACCTGCGGGGCACGTCTTCGCGGGGGAGTTGGGGGGGCTCGCTTGCCCCACGTAGGCGAACCGCCGAAAGGCGATGGGGACCGGGAGCTCCCCCATGGCGATGATGGTCCCCGCGTCTGCCCAGGCGTCGGGGGAGGCGTCGAGGGCGCCATCGAGACCGGCGTCACCTCCGCCCGTCGAAGAGTCTACGCCGGCGTCCTGGCGCGGGTCGGGCGCCGATCCGTCGGGGGGTGGGGCCGTCGGGCTCGCCGCGTCGGTCGAGGGGGAAGGGTAGGCGGCGTCGATCCGAGCGAGCGGCTCGAACGGTTCGTCGACGGTCGGGTCCGGCGCCGCAGGGGCGCAGGCGGTGGGCATGGCGAGGAGCGTGAGCTGGAGGGCGAGACCGCCGAGGGCGGCGCCGCGCAGGGAGAGGTTATTCACACGCTTGTTACGCAAACGCCCGGGCGGGGTCGCGCCGTCTCTACGAAAATTCCATGCGCGTCCGTAGCCGCGATGGCTCCTGGGACGGCTCTCCACGTGACGCGAACGCCGATCCGGCGTTCAGGGGCGAGCTTCGCCGACGGCCTCGTCGTGGGCTTCGGGCGCGGGTGGTTCGTGTTTGTCCGTCTCGGCTTCGGGGGGCGCGTCGTGCGCACGGCCCTCGGCGACCCAGTGCCCTCGCAGGTACACGGCGCCGTACGCCAGCGCGCCCGCGAACGCGGTGGCCGCGACACACTGGAAGAGGCCGAGCAGGCTCACCTTCAGGACGAGCACCGCGACGAGGCACACGGGGAACTGGAACGCGAGCAGCACGCCCACGTCGACGCGGAAGGCCGTTTTTGCGGCCTTCGCGGCGGTGATCGCGTTGCCCAGCACGACGCCGATGCCGAGGCCGACGTAGCTCTTTCCGACGATGCGGAGGTAGTCGAGGCCGATCGCGACGGGCGCGTCTTCTTTGCCGAAGAAGCGCAGCACGTGCTCGCCGTAGTACCCGAGCAGCACGAAGAACGCGACGTTCATGAGGGCGTCGTACGCGGCCGCCACGAGGCCCGCGCGTTTGGCCCGCGCGTCTTGGTGCGCGCCGAGGTTCTGCCCGACGAACGTCTGCGCGGCGCCGCCCCAGCCCATCGCCACGAAGAGCGCCACCGAGTCGACCCGGAAGACGAGCCCCATCGCGGTGGTCGCCGTCTGATCGGCCTCGGTCGAGTAGAACCGGGCGACGAGCGAATTGACGAGCAACATCGCGGTGATGCGCAGGACGAACTGCGCGCTCGTCGGCCACGCGAGGCGCATGAGCTCGCGGATCTCTTTGCGGTCGGGCCTTCGCGCCTCGGGCTTGGGGACGACGTCGAACCTTCGCGTGAGCACGAAGAAGCTCGGCACGAGGACGAGCGCCCGCGCGATGACCGTGGCCCACGCCGCGCCCGGCATCCCCATGGCCGGCACGCCGAACGTGCGCGCGATGCCCCCCGCGAAGCCGAGCGCGCCCTCGGGGGGCGTCGGGCCGAAGAGGCACAGCACGGCGAACACGACGTTCAGCACATTTCCGAGGACGAGCAGCGCGACGGGCGTCTTCGAGGATCCGAGCGCCCGTTGGATGCTCGTGACCTGGAGCAGCATGAACATGGTGCCGCTGCCCGCGAGGATGACCCGCAGGTACTTGGTGGCCACGTCCGCGGCGGCGCCCTTCAGGCCGATGACACCCGACACGATGGGGCCCGCGAAGAGGCCGAGCACGCCGAAGAGCGCCGACAAAAAGCCCACGACGATGAAGGACTGCCAGGCGGTGCGTTTGACGGCCTCGACGTCCCCTTTGCCGCGGTGGTTCGCGACGATCGTGGCGGCGGCCGTGGACACTCCGTAGCTGAAGATGGTGCCGACGGCCGCGAGCTGGTCGCACACACCGAGCGCGCCGATCGCCGGGCCGACCTCGGCCTTCGGGAGCTGCGCGATGAGGTACGCGTCGACCAGGTTGAAGGTGGTCTGGAGGATCGCGCCGATCGCGAGCGGGATCCCGAAACGGAACACCTCCCACGCCAGCGGCCCCTCGAGGATGCGCTTCTGCGCGCGGTCGACCATCGTCTCGCCACGTAGCACTTTCCTGGCCCGCGCGCGCCCTCGGAGTGGGGACCTCCGTTCGACACCCCCTGCGAACGTGGGTTGACGGTTTAGTGGTTGAACCAGTACACAGGTTGGGTGACATTCGGACCCTCGGCCGACCCGCAACCCCAAGAAACCCGCGATTCTGCGGGGGTACCGGGTGTGGAGCGCCCGGGGCATAGCCGCTGCAAAGGCAGGAATCGTGAGCCCCGAGCCCCACTCCTCCACGTTCCCGGCCCCCTCCACCGTCGTGCTCGCGGGTGCGCGCTCTGCGTCGTCCCCCGAGCTCCCGGGCGCCCCGCCGAAGCTCCGGGAGTCGCTCTTGGTGACCGTGATCTCGGTGGCCGCGATGGTGGGCCTCTACTCGGGCCTCGACGCGCGCAACACGCGCCTGCTCGCGGCGGGGGAGACGCTCTTCACGCCGCTCACCCCGCTCGACGCGGCCATCCCGCTCTTCGTGCCGTTCGTGTGGATCTACTACACGTATTTCCCCCTCACGCTGTCGCTCCACGTGGTGACGCACACGCGGCGCGAGTGGCTCTACGAGGCGCTCTCGGGCTACCTGTTGCTGGCGGTCACGGGCTTCTGCTTCTTCGCGCTCGTGCCCTCGCAGATGCCTCAGCCGAGCCTCGCCGCGTGCGCCTCGGCCGACTGCCGCGCGCTCGATCTCATGTACCGCTCGGACGACGGCTTCCACGCGTTCCCGAGCATGCACGTGGCCTACAGCGTGTATGTTGCACTGTTTTTCCGCGATCATGCGCCGAAGAAGGCGTGGCTCCCCACCCTGCTCGCGCTCGCGATCGCCGCGTCGACGCTGCTCTGCAAGCGGCACTTCGTGGTCGACGTGCCGGTGGGCGCGCTGCTCGCGTTCGCGGCGCGGCCGATCGCTCGGCGCGTGCGAGGGGCGACGGCGCGCGTCTTCCGGTTCGCGGCCTGAGGTCTCCGGCACACGCGCCCGGGCAGACTAGCAGCCCGTTGATTTTCTCCCGTCGGCCGCTCCCCCGTCGGGGACTTCCAAGGGTCGTCGCCGCCGCATCCCGACCGCCTTCGTTGCGATCCTCCGGTGCGTCCCCCGTCGGGGACTTCCAAGGGTCGTGCTCACCTACAAAAGTAGGTTCCGCGCGCTCCTCGGATCGCGCCTCGGCGGGTCGGGCGCGGACGTCGAACGGCCTCGGTCCGAAAGATCAACAGGCCGCTAGGCGCACCGAATACCGACGGATCTCGGGGCCTTGGGCCGGCGCGAACGTTCACGTCGTGTGCCGCGAAGGCGGTTGCGCGCCAAAACCCCTGAAATTCCGCGGAATATCGCCCCGGGGCCGCCGTTCTTTTGGCCGGGAGCGGGCACGTCGCTCGCGCGTGTTCCCCCGATGAATTGGTGCTATTCCGCTGCCCGGGTCCCGCCCGAAGCGCGCTCGAAAGGCGCGCGCGTCGAGCGCTCCCGGGTTCTATGCCGCGAAGCCATCGTCTGCGCGGCGATCGTTCCCCTCCCGTCCCGAGAGACCCTCTGCCACGAGGCCATCATGTCGCAGCCGAAGCCCAAGAAGACCACGCAACTCAAGCACCTCGTCACGAGGCCCGAGCTCTCGTTCCTCATGGAGGCGCACAACGGCCTCTCGGCGAAGATCGCCGAAGAGGCGGGCTTCGAGGGCATCTGGGGTAGCGGCCTCTCGATCTCGGCGGCGCTCGGCTGCCGTGACAACAACGAGGCGAGCTGGACGCAGGTGCTCGAGGTCGTCGA
The sequence above is a segment of the Myxococcales bacterium genome. Coding sequences within it:
- a CDS encoding MATE family efflux transporter, with the protein product MVDRAQKRILEGPLAWEVFRFGIPLAIGAILQTTFNLVDAYLIAQLPKAEVGPAIGALGVCDQLAAVGTIFSYGVSTAAATIVANHRGKGDVEAVKRTAWQSFIVVGFLSALFGVLGLFAGPIVSGVIGLKGAAADVATKYLRVILAGSGTMFMLLQVTSIQRALGSSKTPVALLVLGNVLNVVFAVLCLFGPTPPEGALGFAGGIARTFGVPAMGMPGAAWATVIARALVLVPSFFVLTRRFDVVPKPEARRPDRKEIRELMRLAWPTSAQFVLRITAMLLVNSLVARFYSTEADQTATTAMGLVFRVDSVALFVAMGWGGAAQTFVGQNLGAHQDARAKRAGLVAAAYDALMNVAFFVLLGYYGEHVLRFFGKEDAPVAIGLDYLRIVGKSYVGLGIGVVLGNAITAAKAAKTAFRVDVGVLLAFQFPVCLVAVLVLKVSLLGLFQCVAATAFAGALAYGAVYLRGHWVAEGRAHDAPPEAETDKHEPPAPEAHDEAVGEARP
- a CDS encoding phosphatase PAP2 family protein, giving the protein MSPEPHSSTFPAPSTVVLAGARSASSPELPGAPPKLRESLLVTVISVAAMVGLYSGLDARNTRLLAAGETLFTPLTPLDAAIPLFVPFVWIYYTYFPLTLSLHVVTHTRREWLYEALSGYLLLAVTGFCFFALVPSQMPQPSLAACASADCRALDLMYRSDDGFHAFPSMHVAYSVYVALFFRDHAPKKAWLPTLLALAIAASTLLCKRHFVVDVPVGALLAFAARPIARRVRGATARVFRFAA
- a CDS encoding DUF1549 domain-containing protein; translated protein: MRTLRNTAWSLAAMGLVAGLAACSSEGDPNSLGNPQNVLNPGDPFVPGPGGVPGGGSGGGEEGPPVQLEQRKRDYGESLRAASLKLVGELPTLAEINSIANAPNEAEQKKVYEAHVDRLVADPRFAAKMVDFWRDTLRTAQVGQVQQNQPNRDFAANFAALVTVQGRPYTDLFTATTGTCPTFDPATNALTAADCAANNGAPNVGILTDRGIQAQYFSPMAFRRTRFVQETFVCAKYPTEFTDKPTSMGLTVYTSPWPFDSITGGTGANIRVNFKDTSAVNCANCHTTMNHIAPLFANFDANGAYNATQIQVQVPIAGNPRANLVDWLPDGQQQLGWRFGQNVTDIAGLGQAMAKDQDVAACAVTRAWNYAFSRGDVVGDLATVPAQVTKAEVDAFKAGNMNFKTTLARIFKSDDYTMW